aataaaaatcacagaATACCAAAATTCAAATCTCATAGTAATTTTCTCCTCAGAAAAAGGCACAATAGGAAGGATCCATTGGAATATTTGCTTGGCTTATAATCATGTATaagtttaaaatgtatatatatgcaaagACATTTAAGTCGTACTAACCTTGCGGAAGCCATTGGGGAGCATATGCTTGGTCTTTTTGTTGGAACCATAACCAATATTTGGCATCAAATATTGGCCCTTGAACCTCCTTCGGACTCTGTTATCGATACCTGAAAGAATAgaagaacaaaaataattaatatcgtGAAAAACATTAGTGACATATTCAGTGTCAACTCGGCATTATAACCTAAAAATTTCGAATTAGCGGGGTTAAAAAGTATCGCATAAGTCGAACTTGGGAAAGTTTGACACAGTCCGAACACATTGACACGTGACTCGGAAAACCGTTCGCGATGCAATGTTGAAGACGACAGGTGATGCAAAAGAGGCCAGGAGGTGAAGGTGAGGGTGAGGGTGAGGGTGAGGGTGGTGGTGGAGGGGAGCGGGAGTGGTGACGAACACGCGgtttttaggttaggtttgagCATGCGTAGCGTAGTGTAGAGACGCAGTGGAAGCATACCTTTGGGTTTACGCCAGTTGCTGCGTAGTTTGTGGTAGCGGTCAGCCTGATGGCGCGTGAACCGCTTGGTTCGCTTCTTGACAATGTGCGGCCGATAAACGGGGCGGATCGCCATCTTAGCGTGTGCGGTAGACCAGCCGCGGGGACACGCCGACACCGAGAGACCGGAACAGAAATGCCAACACAACCGCTCGTCGCTTCTCCTCCTCGCTTTCGTTGTCGCCCATTGCTTTTCGCCACCCACCGATCAACAATCAATTTGTGATCGATGAACaatgtctttttgtttttcatttactAATTTTGGACTTTTTCAGTAATgtgtgtaggcatatagtacaactgaaatgatctcatcaggtcactacGACACATAtctaggaaagtcattaacgcatggcacacgctcgcctcgtcaaaaggtcgacacgtgtttttatacacgtgtctgggaaacaaaggaagaacacgctgaacccataaaaaccacgaactacgtccaggcgtatgaacccataaaaccacgctcgcagcataaatagggcagcgcgagtaccaagaacaaaagatgtgcacacgacacacttcaacccaaaacgtttataaagcaacgcagcaacctccaccggcagagtgagcctctggagttcaaacagatcacttctccgaagaaacctcttcgtacatacaataaccattgtaccaattgaactaCACAACAcatgtttcgttagaccgggatacggtcaacataccatCCCTGTCTTACACTGGTGACCCCTGTTCTATAACTGGTGACCCCCTCAACGAACGTCGCAACTTCGCAACAGCCAGCACTACCTGTctggtcaacataccttccctgtcttacactgATGACCGCCGACTACTAAATTGGCGATCTTACATGTGTATTTCCAAAATTTGCTT
This Arctopsyche grandis isolate Sample6627 chromosome 7, ASM5162203v2, whole genome shotgun sequence DNA region includes the following protein-coding sequences:
- the RpL32 gene encoding ribosomal protein L32, yielding MAIRPVYRPHIVKKRTKRFTRHQADRYHKLRSNWRKPKGIDNRVRRRFKGQYLMPNIGYGSNKKTKHMLPNGFRKVLIHNVRELEILMMQNRKYCAEIARGVSSKKRKTIVERAQQLSIRVTNASARLRSQENE